The Pseudomonas fluorescens genome includes a window with the following:
- a CDS encoding HD domain-containing phosphohydrolase encodes MEDQSPDVPVRKPSVLLVDDEESILNSLRRLLRSQPYEILLADSGAKALEILKERPVDLVMTDARMPNMDGATLLAEIRKLYPSTLRILLTGYADVDMMTKAINEGQLYRYLSKPWNDEELVQALRQALSHQHSESERQRLEALNREQNQQLKTLNATLEKRVASRTSELQQTADMLDLAYDELKRSYVTSTEVFSLIANLRLPKAKQTNRQIIELIRVYSRLHFLDESTDRDLTMAAALYNIGKLSWTDNMMVTPADLLHHNELELYRAYPKQSESLLMTLDPMKDAARIIRHHQERWDGSGFPEHLRGEAIPFGSRLLKLAVDFIELQRGLILERQMNSDEALVYIRKYAGKLYDPDMVEDFIKACGEYLEDVTLSDPTVEVKTTRELTPGMILARNLNADNGMLLLNAGKVLSGPLVEKLIAFEAMEGARYSVFVKIPEEQADPSAPKPILG; translated from the coding sequence ATGGAAGATCAATCGCCGGATGTTCCGGTAAGGAAGCCATCGGTGCTGTTGGTCGATGACGAAGAGTCGATCCTCAATAGCCTGCGTCGGCTATTACGCAGCCAGCCGTACGAGATCCTGCTGGCCGACAGTGGCGCCAAGGCCCTGGAAATTCTCAAGGAGCGGCCGGTCGACCTGGTGATGACCGATGCACGCATGCCGAACATGGATGGCGCCACGCTGCTGGCCGAGATCCGCAAGCTGTACCCATCGACCTTGCGCATCCTGCTCACCGGATATGCCGATGTGGACATGATGACCAAGGCCATCAACGAGGGGCAGCTCTATCGCTACCTCAGCAAACCCTGGAACGATGAGGAACTGGTGCAGGCCTTGCGCCAGGCCCTGTCCCACCAGCATTCCGAAAGCGAGCGCCAGCGCCTCGAAGCGCTGAACCGCGAGCAGAACCAGCAACTCAAGACCCTTAACGCCACCCTGGAAAAACGCGTGGCGTCGCGCACCTCCGAGCTGCAGCAGACCGCCGACATGCTCGATTTGGCCTATGACGAGCTCAAGCGCAGTTATGTGACCAGCACCGAAGTGTTTTCGCTGATCGCCAACCTGCGCCTGCCCAAGGCCAAGCAGACCAACCGGCAGATCATCGAGTTGATCAGGGTCTATAGCCGGCTGCATTTCCTCGATGAGTCCACCGACCGCGACCTGACCATGGCCGCGGCGCTCTACAACATCGGCAAGCTGAGCTGGACCGACAACATGATGGTCACGCCCGCCGACTTGCTGCACCACAACGAACTTGAGCTCTATCGGGCCTATCCGAAGCAGAGCGAATCGCTGCTGATGACCCTGGACCCGATGAAGGATGCGGCGCGGATCATTCGCCATCACCAGGAGCGTTGGGACGGCAGTGGTTTCCCCGAGCACCTCAGGGGCGAGGCCATTCCGTTCGGTTCGCGGCTGTTGAAACTGGCGGTGGACTTCATCGAGCTGCAGCGCGGGTTGATCCTGGAGCGGCAGATGAACAGCGACGAAGCGCTGGTCTACATCCGCAAGTACGCCGGCAAACTGTACGACCCGGACATGGTCGAGGATTTCATCAAGGCCTGTGGCGAGTACCTGGAAGACGTGACCCTGTCCGACCCGACGGTAGAGGTCAAGACCACCCGCGAACTGACGCCCGGCATGATCCTGGCCCGCAACCTCAACGCTGACAACGGCATGCTGCTGCTCAACGCCGGCAAGGTCCTGAGCGGGCCGCTGGTGGAAAAGCTCATCGCCTTCGAAGCGATGGAAGGGGCCCGGTACAGCGTGTTCGTCAAGATCCCCGAAGAGCAGGCCGACCCTTCGGCGCCGAAGCCGATTTTGGGGTGA
- a CDS encoding NUDIX hydrolase translates to MTTSLIRIAAALLLGPDGRTLLVRKRGTRAFMQPGGKIEAHEQPMQALARELEEELGLQIDPAQARYLGVFSAPAANEPGFIVQAEVFLLSIDAPVSPAAEIEEVCWIDPAGASNLLLAPLTGEVILPFYRTTLLATC, encoded by the coding sequence ATGACCACTTCCCTCATCCGCATCGCCGCCGCCCTGTTGCTCGGGCCGGACGGGCGAACCCTGCTGGTGCGCAAGCGCGGCACCCGGGCCTTCATGCAGCCGGGCGGCAAGATCGAGGCCCATGAACAGCCGATGCAGGCGCTGGCCCGGGAGCTGGAAGAGGAGCTTGGGTTACAGATCGACCCGGCACAGGCTCGTTACCTGGGCGTGTTCAGCGCTCCGGCGGCCAACGAGCCGGGGTTTATCGTGCAGGCCGAGGTATTTTTGCTGAGCATCGATGCCCCGGTTTCGCCGGCAGCCGAAATTGAAGAGGTGTGCTGGATCGACCCGGCCGGCGCCAGCAATCTTTTGCTGGCACCGTTGACAGGCGAGGTGATCCTGCCGTTTTATCGAACGACACTTCTAGCTACCTGCTGA
- a CDS encoding LysE family translocator, which yields MIPLPDLLIFAAAALLMVLTPGPNMIYLISRSICQGRKAGVTSLLGVVAGFFVHMFAAAAGLTAVFLAVPMAYEVLKWAGALYLLWLAWQAVKPGARSPFEAQQLPADSTRKLITMGFFTSALNPKIAVFYLSVFPQFISPEHGSLFTQSIILGLTQISVSFSVNLLIALFAAGIASWFVHNPTWLAAQRYFMGFVLGALALRLMFEQRRSA from the coding sequence ATGATTCCATTGCCGGACCTGTTGATTTTCGCCGCTGCCGCGTTGCTGATGGTACTGACGCCCGGCCCGAACATGATCTACTTGATCTCCCGTTCGATCTGCCAGGGCCGCAAGGCTGGCGTCACCTCCCTGCTGGGGGTGGTGGCGGGGTTCTTCGTGCACATGTTCGCCGCGGCCGCCGGATTGACGGCAGTGTTCCTGGCGGTGCCCATGGCCTATGAAGTATTGAAATGGGCCGGTGCGCTGTACCTGTTGTGGCTGGCCTGGCAGGCGGTCAAGCCGGGCGCGCGTTCGCCCTTCGAGGCCCAGCAGTTGCCAGCGGACTCGACGCGCAAGTTGATCACCATGGGTTTTTTCACCAGCGCCCTGAACCCCAAGATCGCGGTGTTCTACCTGTCGGTGTTCCCGCAGTTCATCAGCCCGGAACACGGTTCGCTGTTCACCCAGAGCATTATCCTGGGCCTGACCCAGATCAGCGTCAGTTTCAGCGTCAACCTGCTGATTGCCCTGTTCGCTGCCGGCATTGCCTCATGGTTCGTCCACAACCCGACCTGGCTGGCGGCGCAGCGCTACTTCATGGGGTTTGTCCTCGGTGCGCTGGCGTTGCGCCTGATGTTTGAGCAACGGCGTTCGGCGTGA
- a CDS encoding GNAT family N-acetyltransferase has protein sequence MSIRRLRAGDAQAYRQLMLQAYALHPQAFTSSVTERAKLPINWWESRLGSRLDVLLGAFVEQELVGIVGLALEPREKARHKALLFGMYVADEHRHRGLGYQLVQAALAEARRHPFLRLVQLTVTAGNGPALKLYQRCGFVLYGLEPMAIRVEDEFLDKIHMWLEL, from the coding sequence GTGAGCATCCGACGGCTGAGGGCCGGCGATGCCCAGGCGTATCGCCAACTGATGCTCCAGGCATACGCACTGCATCCCCAGGCCTTCACCTCCAGCGTCACCGAGCGGGCCAAGTTGCCTATCAACTGGTGGGAGTCACGCCTGGGCAGCCGGCTCGATGTACTGCTGGGGGCGTTTGTCGAGCAAGAGTTGGTCGGCATCGTCGGCCTGGCCCTGGAGCCCCGGGAAAAAGCCCGGCACAAGGCGCTGCTGTTCGGCATGTACGTCGCCGATGAACATCGCCATCGTGGGCTCGGCTACCAACTGGTCCAAGCCGCCCTCGCCGAAGCCCGGCGTCATCCCTTCCTGCGCCTGGTGCAACTGACCGTCACCGCCGGCAACGGCCCGGCGCTCAAGCTCTACCAGCGCTGCGGCTTCGTCCTGTACGGCCTCGAACCGATGGCGATCCGCGTGGAGGATGAGTTCCTCGACAAAATCCACATGTGGCTCGAGCTGTAA
- the metR gene encoding transcriptional regulator MetR — protein sequence MLELRHLKTLHALREADSLVEAAERLHLTQSALSHQFKELEERLGMPLFVRKTKPVRFTSAGLRLLQLADAALPLLRGAERDIARLAGGTAGRLHMAIECHSCFQWLMPTIDQFRDAWPEVELDLASGFAFAPLPALARGDLDLVVTSDPLELAGITYVPLFTYEAMLAVANQHRLAGKPYIVPEDLISETLITYPVERDRLDIFTRFLEPADIEPAQVRTSELTVMMMQLVASGRGVCGMPHWALHEYSSRGYVKAKRLGEKGLFATLYAAVRTDMLDAPYMRDFLLTAKDTSFSTLDGVSAVR from the coding sequence GTGCTTGAACTCCGTCACCTCAAGACCCTGCACGCCCTGCGCGAAGCCGACAGCCTGGTCGAAGCCGCCGAACGCCTGCACCTGACCCAGTCCGCCCTCTCCCACCAGTTCAAGGAACTGGAAGAGCGCCTGGGCATGCCGTTGTTCGTGCGCAAGACCAAGCCGGTACGGTTCACCAGCGCCGGCCTGCGCCTGTTGCAACTGGCCGATGCCGCCCTGCCCTTGCTGCGTGGCGCCGAACGGGACATCGCCCGCCTGGCTGGCGGCACCGCCGGACGGCTGCACATGGCCATCGAGTGCCATAGCTGCTTCCAGTGGTTGATGCCGACCATCGACCAATTCCGCGATGCCTGGCCGGAAGTCGAGCTGGACCTGGCCTCGGGCTTCGCTTTCGCGCCGTTGCCAGCCCTGGCCCGGGGCGACCTCGACCTGGTGGTGACTTCCGACCCGCTGGAGCTGGCCGGCATCACCTACGTGCCATTGTTCACCTACGAAGCGATGCTCGCCGTGGCCAACCAGCATCGACTGGCGGGCAAGCCCTACATCGTGCCCGAGGACCTGATCAGCGAAACCCTGATCACCTACCCGGTGGAGCGCGACCGGCTAGACATCTTCACCCGTTTCCTGGAACCGGCCGACATCGAACCGGCCCAGGTGCGCACCTCTGAACTGACGGTGATGATGATGCAACTGGTGGCCAGCGGTCGCGGCGTCTGCGGCATGCCGCACTGGGCCCTGCATGAATACAGCTCGCGGGGTTACGTGAAGGCCAAGCGGCTGGGGGAGAAAGGCTTGTTTGCCACGCTCTACGCGGCGGTGCGCACCGACATGCTCGACGCGCCGTACATGCGCGACTTTTTGCTGACGGCCAAGGACACGTCGTTTTCCACGTTGGACGGGGTCAGTGCCGTGCGCTGA
- the metE gene encoding 5-methyltetrahydropteroyltriglutamate--homocysteine S-methyltransferase has product MALAHTLGFPRIGADRELKKALEAYWKGDLAPAALQAVGRELRARHWQLQKDAGIDLLPVGDFAWYDQVLSHSLTLGVVPPRFHSTLNAQGRPTLDTLFAMARGATASCCGADHGQAQYAQELTKWFDTNYHYLVPEFSADQTFALSWEQLFDEVDEAHALGHQVKPVIIGPLTYLWLGKAKGEAFDKLGLLERLLPVYGEILNRLKAQGVEWVQIDEPILTLDLPQAWKSAFERAYHILQYSPLKKLVATYFSGLQDNLGLAVSLPVDGLHIDAVRAPEQLGQVLDRLPTYKILSVGLVNGRNVWRCELEQALAQLQPAQERFGDNLWVSTSCSLLHSPVDLEREDRLDPELKSWLAFAVQKCGEVAVLRDALNDPHAPAVQQALADSREVQASRARSARIHKPAVQARLAAIGPQDSQRRSPFAKRIERQRARLKLPAFPTTTIGSFPQTPAIRLARQAYKQGKLSANDYQDAMHTEIRHAVQIQERLGLDVLVHGEAERNDMVEYFAEHLDGYVFTRFGWVQSYGSRCVKPAIIYGDISRPSAMTVDWIRYAQSLTDKVMKGMLTGPVTMLMWSFPREDVSRQVQARQLALALRDEVLDLEKAGIKIVQIDEAAFREGLPLRRGQWQEYLDWAVDAFRLCASGVADETQIHTHMCYSEFNDVIKAIADMDADVITIETSRSDMELLEAFEAFDYPNDIGPGVYDIHSPRVPDTAEMVALMSKAVKRIAAERLWINPDCGLKTRGWPETEAALVNMVAAARQLRSQLA; this is encoded by the coding sequence ATGGCCCTGGCCCACACTCTCGGTTTCCCTCGCATCGGCGCCGACCGCGAACTGAAAAAAGCCCTCGAAGCCTATTGGAAAGGTGACCTGGCCCCGGCCGCGTTGCAGGCGGTGGGTCGCGAACTGCGGGCCCGGCACTGGCAATTGCAGAAAGACGCCGGCATCGACCTGCTACCCGTCGGCGACTTTGCCTGGTACGACCAAGTGCTCAGCCACTCCCTGACCCTGGGCGTCGTGCCACCGCGTTTCCACAGCACCTTGAATGCCCAGGGCCGACCGACCCTCGACACCCTGTTCGCCATGGCCCGTGGCGCCACGGCCAGTTGCTGCGGGGCCGACCACGGCCAGGCGCAATACGCCCAGGAGTTGACCAAGTGGTTCGACACCAACTACCACTACCTGGTCCCGGAGTTTTCCGCTGACCAGACCTTCGCCCTGAGCTGGGAACAGTTGTTCGATGAAGTGGACGAGGCCCATGCCTTGGGCCATCAGGTCAAACCGGTGATCATCGGCCCGTTGACCTACTTGTGGCTGGGCAAGGCCAAGGGCGAGGCGTTCGACAAGCTCGGCCTGCTGGAGCGCCTGCTGCCGGTCTACGGGGAGATCCTCAACCGCCTCAAGGCCCAGGGCGTGGAGTGGGTGCAGATCGACGAACCGATCCTCACCCTCGACCTGCCTCAAGCCTGGAAGAGCGCTTTCGAACGGGCTTATCACATCCTCCAGTACTCGCCGCTGAAAAAACTCGTGGCCACCTATTTCAGTGGCCTGCAAGACAATCTCGGCCTGGCGGTCAGCCTGCCGGTGGATGGCTTGCACATCGACGCGGTACGCGCCCCGGAACAACTGGGCCAGGTGCTGGACCGCCTGCCGACCTACAAGATTCTGTCGGTGGGCCTGGTCAATGGCCGCAACGTCTGGCGCTGTGAACTGGAACAGGCGCTGGCGCAGCTGCAACCGGCCCAGGAGCGCTTTGGCGACAACCTCTGGGTCAGCACCTCATGCTCGCTGTTGCACAGTCCGGTGGACCTGGAGCGTGAAGACCGCCTCGATCCGGAACTCAAGAGCTGGCTGGCGTTTGCCGTGCAGAAGTGTGGTGAAGTCGCGGTGCTGCGCGATGCCCTGAACGATCCACACGCGCCCGCTGTGCAACAGGCCTTGGCCGACAGCCGCGAGGTGCAGGCCAGTCGCGCCCGTTCGGCGCGCATTCACAAACCCGCGGTCCAGGCGCGCCTGGCGGCAATCGGGCCACAGGACAGTCAGCGGCGCTCGCCGTTTGCCAAGCGCATCGAACGCCAGCGCGCCCGTCTGAAACTGCCGGCCTTTCCCACCACCACCATCGGCTCCTTCCCGCAGACCCCGGCGATTCGCCTGGCCCGTCAGGCCTACAAGCAAGGCAAGCTGTCGGCCAATGACTATCAGGACGCCATGCACACCGAGATCCGCCATGCCGTGCAGATCCAGGAACGCCTGGGCCTGGACGTGCTGGTGCACGGTGAAGCCGAGCGCAACGACATGGTGGAATACTTCGCCGAGCACCTGGACGGCTACGTCTTCACCCGTTTCGGTTGGGTGCAGAGCTACGGTTCGCGCTGCGTGAAACCGGCGATCATCTATGGCGACATCAGTCGGCCGAGCGCCATGACCGTCGACTGGATCCGCTACGCGCAAAGCCTGACCGACAAGGTCATGAAAGGCATGCTCACCGGCCCCGTGACCATGCTGATGTGGTCGTTCCCCCGCGAAGACGTGTCGCGCCAGGTCCAGGCCCGACAACTGGCCCTGGCCCTGCGGGACGAAGTGCTGGACCTGGAAAAGGCCGGGATCAAGATTGTGCAGATCGACGAGGCGGCGTTCCGCGAAGGGTTGCCGCTGCGTCGCGGGCAATGGCAGGAATACCTGGACTGGGCGGTTGACGCGTTCCGTTTGTGCGCGTCGGGGGTGGCTGATGAAACCCAGATCCATACCCACATGTGCTACAGCGAATTCAACGATGTGATCAAGGCCATCGCCGACATGGACGCCGATGTCATCACCATCGAGACCTCGCGTTCGGACATGGAATTGCTGGAGGCTTTCGAGGCGTTCGACTACCCGAACGACATCGGCCCGGGCGTCTACGACATCCACTCGCCACGGGTGCCGGACACGGCCGAGATGGTTGCGCTGATGAGCAAGGCGGTAAAACGGATCGCCGCCGAGCGGCTGTGGATCAACCCCGACTGTGGGTTGAAAACCCGGGGCTGGCCGGAAACGGAAGCGGCGTTGGTGAACATGGTGGCGGCGGCGCGGCAGTTGCGTAGTCAGTTGGCCTGA
- a CDS encoding alpha/beta fold hydrolase — MRVFIFLAALFFGLPSMAASRCDINVATQRVDLAQVSLAYQSVGRASDPALLLVMGLGGQLIHWPDEVVVALCEQGFRVIRYDNRDVGLSTWRQAPGSANLTFEALRYKLGLPVAAPYTLTDMADDGLGLMDALQVQSFHVLGVSMGGMIAQHMAAMAPQRVESLTLIMTSSGAEGLPAPSATLVQLLSRRGAPNREMALEQQADLLAALGSPMVVDDREALLHQAAVAYDRAFNPEGVKRQIMAIMAEPSRVTLLDQLRVPTLVVHGTADPLLPVMHGVHLAAHIQGSQLKLIPGLAHRFQEAFKAPLLGAVLPYLQQHREDTSHWAQIEPVQAPNLL; from the coding sequence ATGCGTGTATTCATTTTCCTGGCCGCGTTGTTTTTCGGCCTGCCGTCGATGGCGGCTTCTCGGTGTGACATCAATGTTGCGACCCAACGGGTCGATCTGGCTCAGGTGAGCCTGGCCTACCAGAGCGTTGGCCGTGCCTCGGATCCGGCGCTGTTGCTGGTGATGGGCCTGGGTGGGCAGTTGATCCATTGGCCGGACGAAGTGGTGGTCGCCCTGTGCGAGCAAGGTTTCCGGGTGATTCGCTACGACAACCGCGACGTCGGCCTGTCCACCTGGCGTCAGGCGCCCGGCAGCGCCAACCTGACCTTTGAAGCCCTGCGCTACAAACTCGGCTTGCCCGTGGCCGCGCCTTATACCTTGACCGACATGGCTGATGATGGGCTGGGGTTGATGGATGCCTTGCAGGTGCAAAGCTTCCACGTATTGGGCGTGAGCATGGGCGGTATGATCGCCCAGCACATGGCCGCCATGGCGCCGCAGCGGGTCGAAAGCCTGACCCTGATCATGACCAGTTCCGGTGCCGAAGGCTTGCCCGCCCCTAGCGCCACGTTGGTGCAGTTGCTGTCGCGGCGCGGTGCGCCGAATCGCGAAATGGCCCTGGAACAGCAGGCCGATCTGCTGGCCGCCCTCGGCAGCCCGATGGTGGTCGACGACCGCGAGGCGCTGCTGCATCAGGCCGCAGTGGCCTATGACCGGGCCTTCAACCCCGAGGGCGTAAAGCGTCAGATCATGGCGATCATGGCCGAGCCAAGCCGGGTGACGCTGCTCGATCAACTGCGCGTGCCGACCCTGGTTGTCCACGGCACCGCCGACCCGTTGCTGCCGGTGATGCACGGCGTGCACTTGGCGGCGCACATCCAGGGCAGCCAGTTGAAGCTGATCCCGGGCCTGGCCCATCGTTTCCAGGAGGCATTCAAGGCGCCGTTGCTGGGTGCCGTGCTGCCGTATCTGCAGCAGCATCGCGAAGACACATCGCACTGGGCGCAGATCGAGCCGGTGCAGGCGCCTAATCTGCTCTGA
- a CDS encoding LysR substrate-binding domain-containing protein, with the protein MKRLPPLPALHTFLITAQCCNFTRAAEQLHITQGAVSRQIAGLEDHLGYALFQRQARGLTLTAEGQAWLPRVQQVFSLIGEAVEQVGEKRQTLQLKAPTCVMRWLLPRLLQWQKERPDVPVELTTTVRHGVDFQREAFDAAVVYGPAPDASLACVHLFDEQLTPVCSRPVLEGPVPLHEPADLQQHVLLHPTRDERDWNAWLKAADVHLSNVSKGQHFETLDLAMSMASQGTGVAIGDWSLIGDDLSAGRLVMPFELKVKTGLGYHLVHPHKPEASGPLQALMGWLVEQAKAR; encoded by the coding sequence ATGAAACGACTTCCCCCGCTGCCGGCGCTGCACACATTTCTGATCACGGCCCAATGCTGCAATTTCACCCGGGCCGCCGAACAACTGCACATCACCCAAGGCGCGGTGAGCCGGCAGATCGCCGGGCTGGAAGATCATCTGGGTTATGCACTGTTCCAGCGCCAGGCACGCGGCCTGACCCTGACTGCCGAAGGCCAGGCGTGGCTACCCCGGGTGCAGCAGGTGTTCAGCCTGATCGGCGAAGCGGTTGAGCAGGTCGGCGAAAAACGCCAGACCCTGCAACTCAAGGCCCCGACCTGCGTGATGCGCTGGCTGCTGCCGCGCCTGTTGCAATGGCAGAAGGAACGACCGGACGTGCCGGTGGAACTGACCACCACGGTCAGGCACGGCGTGGATTTCCAGCGCGAAGCCTTCGACGCCGCGGTGGTCTATGGCCCAGCACCCGACGCCTCGCTGGCGTGCGTACATCTGTTCGATGAACAACTGACGCCCGTCTGCTCCCGCCCGGTCCTGGAAGGGCCGGTGCCGCTGCATGAACCCGCCGACCTGCAACAACACGTGCTGCTGCACCCCACCCGTGACGAGCGCGACTGGAACGCCTGGCTGAAGGCAGCCGATGTGCACTTGAGCAATGTCAGCAAGGGCCAACATTTCGAAACCCTGGACCTGGCGATGTCCATGGCCTCCCAAGGCACGGGCGTGGCAATTGGCGACTGGTCGCTGATCGGCGATGACTTGAGCGCCGGCCGACTGGTGATGCCGTTTGAACTGAAGGTCAAGACCGGGCTGGGTTATCACTTGGTGCATCCGCACAAACCCGAGGCATCGGGGCCGTTGCAGGCCTTGATGGGGTGGTTGGTGGAGCAGGCCAAGGCGCGGTAA
- a CDS encoding 5-guanidino-2-oxopentanoate decarboxylase, translating to MATCGEVLVKLLHAYGVEQVFGIPGVHTVELYRGLARSNIRHVTPRHEQGAGFMADGYARVSGKPGVCFIITGPGMTNITTAMGQAYADSIPMLVISSVQSRNQLGGGRGKLHELPNQAALVGGVAAFSHTLMSAAELPGVLARAFAVFQAGRPRPVHIEIPLDVLVEDADALLASVPVNINRAGAAPSAVAQMAAKLASAQRPLILAGGGAIDAAAELTELAERLGAPVALTINAKGLLPSRHPLLIGSTQSLVATRALVAEADVVLAIGTELAETDYDITFAGGFEIPGALLRIDIDPDQTVRNYPPYLALVADARVATRAVLDALSQHPLAERRDDWGTTRAARLRAELQGSWDAATRAQTLFLDTVLQALPEAVFVGDSTQPVYTGNLTFNPEQPRRWFNSSTGYGTLGYALPAAIGAWLGGKDRGHGRPAVVCLIGDGGLQFTLPELASAVEARTPVIVLLWNNQGYEEIKKYMVNRAIEPVGVDIYTPDFIGVARALGCAAQAIDGVAQLHAALLAACDRQGPTLIEIDQATWMAQVSK from the coding sequence ATGGCGACGTGCGGCGAAGTATTGGTCAAGTTACTCCACGCGTATGGCGTGGAGCAGGTGTTCGGCATTCCTGGCGTGCACACCGTCGAGTTGTACCGCGGGCTGGCCCGTTCCAACATCCGCCATGTGACCCCGCGTCATGAACAGGGCGCAGGTTTCATGGCCGACGGTTACGCTCGGGTCAGCGGCAAGCCCGGCGTGTGTTTCATCATCACCGGCCCCGGCATGACCAACATCACCACCGCCATGGGCCAGGCCTACGCCGATTCGATCCCGATGCTGGTGATCTCCAGCGTGCAATCGCGCAACCAGTTGGGCGGCGGGCGCGGCAAGTTGCATGAACTGCCGAACCAGGCTGCATTGGTGGGCGGTGTCGCGGCGTTTTCCCACACGCTGATGTCCGCCGCTGAATTGCCCGGTGTGCTGGCCCGGGCGTTCGCCGTGTTCCAGGCTGGGCGCCCGCGGCCAGTGCACATTGAAATTCCGTTGGATGTGCTGGTCGAAGACGCCGATGCCTTGCTCGCCAGTGTGCCGGTGAACATCAACCGCGCCGGTGCTGCGCCGAGTGCCGTGGCGCAAATGGCTGCAAAGCTGGCATCGGCTCAACGGCCGTTGATCCTGGCCGGCGGCGGTGCCATCGACGCGGCGGCCGAATTGACTGAACTGGCCGAACGTCTCGGCGCACCCGTGGCGTTGACCATCAATGCCAAGGGCCTGTTACCGTCCCGGCATCCGTTGCTGATCGGCTCCACGCAGAGCCTGGTCGCCACCCGCGCGTTGGTGGCCGAAGCGGATGTGGTGCTGGCCATCGGCACCGAGCTGGCCGAGACCGACTACGACATCACCTTCGCCGGCGGCTTCGAGATTCCCGGTGCGTTGCTGCGCATCGACATCGACCCGGACCAGACCGTGCGCAACTACCCGCCGTACCTGGCGCTGGTGGCCGACGCTCGCGTCGCCACCCGGGCCGTGCTCGATGCGTTGAGCCAGCACCCCTTGGCCGAGCGCCGTGACGATTGGGGCACGACGCGTGCCGCCCGGTTGCGCGCAGAGCTTCAAGGCAGTTGGGACGCCGCGACCCGCGCCCAGACCTTGTTTCTCGACACCGTCTTGCAAGCGCTGCCGGAGGCGGTGTTCGTCGGCGATTCGACCCAACCGGTGTACACCGGCAACCTGACCTTCAACCCGGAGCAGCCACGCCGCTGGTTCAATTCATCCACCGGCTACGGCACCCTCGGCTACGCCTTGCCGGCGGCCATTGGCGCCTGGCTTGGTGGCAAGGACCGGGGCCATGGTCGCCCGGCGGTGGTGTGTTTGATCGGCGATGGCGGGTTGCAGTTCACCCTGCCGGAACTGGCCAGCGCGGTGGAGGCGCGCACGCCGGTGATCGTGCTGCTGTGGAATAACCAGGGCTACGAAGAGATCAAGAAATACATGGTCAACCGCGCCATCGAGCCGGTGGGCGTGGACATCTACACCCCGGATTTCATCGGTGTCGCTAGGGCTTTGGGCTGCGCTGCGCAAGCCATCGACGGCGTGGCGCAACTGCACGCCGCGTTGCTCGCCGCTTGCGACCGGCAGGGTCCGACGCTGATCGAAATCGACCAGGCAACCTGGATGGCGCAGGTGTCGAAATGA